GCGCGAGGCCGCGGCCGAACGCGCCGATCACCGCCTCGCCGAAGCCCGCGCCGCGCGGGTAGCGCGCCAGCACGCCGGCGCGCTCGTGCGGCGTATACGCGTGGTAGTGCGAACCGGTCAGATCGGTGCTGACCGCCTGCGCCAGCACCCGCGCCAGCGGCGATACGCGTGCCGGCAGCCCCGGCGTGGTATGCAGCGCGATCGCGAGCCACACCTGGTCGCGCCACTGCTGGCTCGCGCCGTGCAGCCGCAGCAGCCCGCACGCGGCGTCGGCGCTGTCGAGTTCGTAGCGCGCCGTCGAGCGCGCGTAGGCCGCGCTCAGCCCCATGTTCGCGTACAGCGCCGTGACGAACAGCGCGCCGCCCTCGCAGGCCAGCCCGGCGCGCCGCGCGCTCAGCGCCGCGAACACGAACACGCGGCGCGCATGGCCGAGCAGCACCGGAGGCAGCGCCGCGCGCGCGCTTTCGGCGGCGGCCACGGCCACCGGCGTACTCGGGATGCGCACGCCCGCCACCTCGCCGCCCACGCTCGACCCCGCTGCTCGCATGCCCTTCCCCCGCGATGTCCGTGTGGTGTGCGCCACGCCTGCGGCGCGCGGGACCTTGCCGCACGCCGCGGGCGTCAGCGCACCCGGCGCCTGCCCCACGGCAGCGCGATGCGGTAGCGCCCCGGCCCGCCGATCGCCACCGTGCCGAACAGGATCAGCAGCATCCAGGCGAACTGCCCCTGCCCGAGCGACCAGTCGGGATGGACCAGCGTCAGCGCGACCACCGTGATCACCAGGATCGGCAGGGCCGCGAGCCGCGCGGCGATGCCGGCCATCATCAGCAGCGGGCACAGCACCTCGGCGAAGATCGCGAACCCGAGCGTCAACGGCGCGCCCAGATGCAGCGGATCCTCGATCACGGCCAGCTGCGCGCTCGGATGCAGTGCCTTCGGCAGCCCATGCACGAACAGCAGCAGCAGGCTCGCGGCCACCCGCAGGAACAGCAGCGCCGCGGCGGTGGTATCGAGGCGGCCCGCCCCCAAGGCGACAGCGGGCGAAGCGTGGGCGCCACGCGGCGCGTCGGACTTCATCGCGGCGCCCCGTCAGAACGCGAAGCAGCTGCAACCGAGCGCGCCCCAGAACGCATTCGGGTCGCCGGCCGGTGCGTTGCGGCCCCAGGCCAGCCCGTGCGCGTGCCGGTGAACGCCGCACCGATTCGCGCAGCCGTCCGCGCAGGCACGTTCGGGCGCGCCGACCGGGCGATAGCGCGCGTAGCCGCCGAACTCCGCCACCGGCGACCAGCTCGGGCTGACCGGCAGCGCGGGCGGCCCGTAGGCGCCGAACTCGCCGTCGGCGTACACCACGCGGCCG
The window above is part of the Burkholderia glumae LMG 2196 = ATCC 33617 genome. Proteins encoded here:
- a CDS encoding DoxX family protein, which translates into the protein MKSDAPRGAHASPAVALGAGRLDTTAAALLFLRVAASLLLLFVHGLPKALHPSAQLAVIEDPLHLGAPLTLGFAIFAEVLCPLLMMAGIAARLAALPILVITVVALTLVHPDWSLGQGQFAWMLLILFGTVAIGGPGRYRIALPWGRRRVR
- a CDS encoding phosphohydrolase, with the protein product MRAAGSSVGGEVAGVRIPSTPVAVAAAESARAALPPVLLGHARRVFVFAALSARRAGLACEGGALFVTALYANMGLSAAYARSTARYELDSADAACGLLRLHGASQQWRDQVWLAIALHTTPGLPARVSPLARVLAQAVSTDLTGSHYHAYTPHERAGVLARYPRGAGFGEAVIGAFGRGLAHRPRTAAGTNGADVLDRIDPDYCRENFCGRILGSPWRD